A DNA window from Drosophila sechellia strain sech25 chromosome X, ASM438219v1, whole genome shotgun sequence contains the following coding sequences:
- the LOC6615098 gene encoding cytoplasmic dynein 1 intermediate chain isoform X20, translated as MDRKAELERKKAKLAALREEKDRRRREKEIKDMEEAAGRIGGGAGIDKDQRKDLDEMLSSLGVAPVSEVLSSLSSVNSMTSDNSNTQTPDASLQATVNGQSGGKKQPLNLSVYNVQATNIPPKETLVYTKQTQTTSTGGGNGDDEYNLNPGLEWEDEFTGDDEESSLQNLGNGFTSKLPPGYLTHGLPTVKDVAPAITPLEIKKETEVKKEVNELSEEQKQMIILSENFQRFVVRAGRVIERALSENVDIYTDYIGGGDSEEANDERSHARLSLNRVFYDERWSKNRCITSMDWSTHFPELVVGSYHNNEESPNEPDGVVMVWNTKFKKSTPEDVFHCQSAVMSTCFAKFNPNLILGGTYSGQIVLWDNRVQKRTPIQRTPLSAAAHTHPVYCLQMVGTQNAHNVISISSDGKLCSWSLDMLSQPQDTLELQQRQSKAIAITSMAFPANEINSLVMGSEDGYVYSASRHGLRSGVNEVYERHLGPITGISTHYNQLSPDFGHLFLTSSIDWTIKLWSLKDTKPLYSFEDNSDYVMDVAWSPVHPALFAAVDGSGRLDLWNLNQDTEVPTASIVVAGAPALNRVSWTPSGLHVCIGDEAGKLYVYDVAENLAQPSRDEWSRFNTHLSEIKMNQSDEV; from the exons ATGGATCGCAAGGCTGAGCTGGAACGCAAGAAGGCCAAGTTGGCCGCCCTGCGCGAGGAGAAGGATCGCCGGCGGCGCGAGAAGGAGATCAAGGACATGGAGGAGGCGGCCGGTCGCATTGGCGGCGGAGCAGGCATCGACAAGGATCAGCGCAA GGATCTCGACGAAATGCTGTCATCGCTGGGCGTGGCCCCCGTCTCCGAGGTCCTTTCCTCACTCTCCTCCGTCAACTCGATGACATCGGACAACTCCAACACACAGACCCCCGACGCCAGCCTCCAAGCCACCGTCAATGGCCAGAG CGGCGGAAAGAAACAGCCCCTCAACCTGAGCGTCTACAATGTGCAGGCTACGAACATTCCACCAAAAGAGACGCTGGTCTACACGAAGCAGACCCAGACGACCAGTACCGGAGGCGGAAACGGCGATG ATGAATACAATCTTAATCCGGGTTTAGAGTGGGAGGATGAATTCACAG GAGACGACGAAGAGAGCTCACTGCAGAACCTGGGCAACGGATTCACCTCCAAGCTGCCCCCGGGCTATCTCACCCACGGCCTGCCCACCGTCAAGGACGTCGCCCCGGCCATCACGCCCCTGGAGATCAAGAAGGAGACCGAAGTGAAGAAGGAGG TCAACGAGCTGTCCGAGGAGCAGAAGCAGATGATCATACTGTCGGAGAACTTCCAGCGGTTCGTGGTGCGCGCCGGCCGCGTCATCGAACGGGCCCTCTCGGAGAATGTGGACATATACACGGACTACATCGGCGGCGGCGACAGCGAGGAGGCGAACGACGAGCGATCGCATGCGCGGCTCTCGCTGAACCGCGTCTTCTACGACGAGCGCTGGTCGAAGAACCGCTGCATCACCAGTATGGACTGGTCCACCCACTTCCCCGAGCTGGTGGTGGGCTCGTACCACAACAACGAGGAGAGCCCCAACGAGCCGGACGGCGTGGTGATGGTGTGGAACACCAAGTTCAAGAAGAGCACGCCCGAGGACGTCTTCCACTGCCAGAGCGCGGTGATGTCCACCTGCTTTGCCAAGTTCAATCCCAACCTGATCCTCGGCGGCACCTATTCGGGCCAGATTGTGCTGTGGGACAATCGCGTGCAGAAGCGCACGCCCATCCAGCGCACGCCCCTCAGTGCCGCGGCGCACACGCATCCCGTCTACTGCCTCCAGATGGTGGGCACCCAGAACGCGCACAACGTCATCTCCATATCCTCGGATGGCAAGCTGTGCTCCTGGTCGCTGGACATGCTGTCGCAACCACAGGACACGCTCGAGCTGCAGCAGCGCCAGTCGAAGGCCATTGCCATTACATCGATGGCCTTCCCGGCCAACGAGATCAACAGCCTGGTGATGGGCAGCGAGGACGGCTACGTCTACTCCGCCTCGCGCCACGGCCTGCGCTCCGGGGTCAACGAGGTGTACGAACGCCATCTTGGCCCTATCACTGGCATATCCACGCACTACAACCAGCTGTCGCCGGACTTTGGCCACCTCTTCCTAACCTCGTCCATTGACTGGACCATCAAGCTCTGGTCGCTAAAG GACACAAAGCCGTTGTACTCCTTTGAGGACAACTCCGACTACGTGATGGACGTCGCCTGGTCGCCCGTGCATCCCGCACTCTTCGCCGCCGTCGACGGCAGCGGCCGCCTGGACCTGTGGAACCTCAACCAAGACACGGAGGTGCCGACCGCCTCGATCGTCGTGGCGGGAGCACCAGCCCTTAACCGCGTCTCCTGGACCCCATCCGGCCTGCACGTGTGCATCGGCGACGAGGCCGGCAAGCTGTACGTCTACGACGTGGCCGAGAATCTGGCGCAGCCATCGCGCGACGAATGGTCGCGGTTCAACACCCATCTTAGCGAGATCAAGATGAACCAGAGCGACGAGGTCTAG
- the LOC6615098 gene encoding cytoplasmic dynein 1 intermediate chain isoform X6, with protein MDRKAELERKKAKLAALREEKDRRRREKEIKDMEEAAGRIGGGAGIDKDQRKDLDEMLSSLGVAPVSEVLSSLSSVNSMTSDNSNTQTPDASLQATVNGQSGGKKQPLNLSVYNVQATNIPPKETLVYTKQTQTTSTGGGNGDVLSCHSSPLSGYMEDWWRPRKAHATDYYDEYNLNPGLEWEDEFTGDDEESSLQNLGNGFTSKLPPGYLTHGLPTVKDVAPAITPLEIKKETEVKKEVNELSEEQKQMIILSENFQRFVVRAGRVIERALSENVDIYTDYIGGGDSEEANDERSHARLSLNRVFYDERWSKNRCITSMDWSTHFPELVVGSYHNNEESPNEPDGVVMVWNTKFKKSTPEDVFHCQSAVMSTCFAKFNPNLILGGTYSGQIVLWDNRVQKRTPIQRTPLSAAAHTHPVYCLQMVGTQNAHNVISISSDGKLCSWSLDMLSQPQDTLELQQRQSKAIAITSMAFPANEINSLVMGSEDGYVYSASRHGLRSGVNEVYERHLGPITGISTHYNQLSPDFGHLFLTSSIDWTIKLWSLKDTKPLYSFEDNSDYVMDVAWSPVHPALFAAVDGSGRLDLWNLNQDTEVPTASIVVAGAPALNRVSWTPSGLHVCIGDEAGKLYVYDVAENLAQPSRDEWSRFNTHLSEIKMNQSDEV; from the exons ATGGATCGCAAGGCTGAGCTGGAACGCAAGAAGGCCAAGTTGGCCGCCCTGCGCGAGGAGAAGGATCGCCGGCGGCGCGAGAAGGAGATCAAGGACATGGAGGAGGCGGCCGGTCGCATTGGCGGCGGAGCAGGCATCGACAAGGATCAGCGCAA GGATCTCGACGAAATGCTGTCATCGCTGGGCGTGGCCCCCGTCTCCGAGGTCCTTTCCTCACTCTCCTCCGTCAACTCGATGACATCGGACAACTCCAACACACAGACCCCCGACGCCAGCCTCCAAGCCACCGTCAATGGCCAGAG CGGCGGAAAGAAACAGCCCCTCAACCTGAGCGTCTACAATGTGCAGGCTACGAACATTCCACCAAAAGAGACGCTGGTCTACACGAAGCAGACCCAGACGACCAGTACCGGAGGCGGAAACGGCGATG TTCTTTCTTGCCACTCCTCGCCTCTGTCAGGATATATGGAGGACTGGTGGCGTCCACGTAAAG CTCATGCTACGGATTATTATG ATGAATACAATCTTAATCCGGGTTTAGAGTGGGAGGATGAATTCACAG GAGACGACGAAGAGAGCTCACTGCAGAACCTGGGCAACGGATTCACCTCCAAGCTGCCCCCGGGCTATCTCACCCACGGCCTGCCCACCGTCAAGGACGTCGCCCCGGCCATCACGCCCCTGGAGATCAAGAAGGAGACCGAAGTGAAGAAGGAGG TCAACGAGCTGTCCGAGGAGCAGAAGCAGATGATCATACTGTCGGAGAACTTCCAGCGGTTCGTGGTGCGCGCCGGCCGCGTCATCGAACGGGCCCTCTCGGAGAATGTGGACATATACACGGACTACATCGGCGGCGGCGACAGCGAGGAGGCGAACGACGAGCGATCGCATGCGCGGCTCTCGCTGAACCGCGTCTTCTACGACGAGCGCTGGTCGAAGAACCGCTGCATCACCAGTATGGACTGGTCCACCCACTTCCCCGAGCTGGTGGTGGGCTCGTACCACAACAACGAGGAGAGCCCCAACGAGCCGGACGGCGTGGTGATGGTGTGGAACACCAAGTTCAAGAAGAGCACGCCCGAGGACGTCTTCCACTGCCAGAGCGCGGTGATGTCCACCTGCTTTGCCAAGTTCAATCCCAACCTGATCCTCGGCGGCACCTATTCGGGCCAGATTGTGCTGTGGGACAATCGCGTGCAGAAGCGCACGCCCATCCAGCGCACGCCCCTCAGTGCCGCGGCGCACACGCATCCCGTCTACTGCCTCCAGATGGTGGGCACCCAGAACGCGCACAACGTCATCTCCATATCCTCGGATGGCAAGCTGTGCTCCTGGTCGCTGGACATGCTGTCGCAACCACAGGACACGCTCGAGCTGCAGCAGCGCCAGTCGAAGGCCATTGCCATTACATCGATGGCCTTCCCGGCCAACGAGATCAACAGCCTGGTGATGGGCAGCGAGGACGGCTACGTCTACTCCGCCTCGCGCCACGGCCTGCGCTCCGGGGTCAACGAGGTGTACGAACGCCATCTTGGCCCTATCACTGGCATATCCACGCACTACAACCAGCTGTCGCCGGACTTTGGCCACCTCTTCCTAACCTCGTCCATTGACTGGACCATCAAGCTCTGGTCGCTAAAG GACACAAAGCCGTTGTACTCCTTTGAGGACAACTCCGACTACGTGATGGACGTCGCCTGGTCGCCCGTGCATCCCGCACTCTTCGCCGCCGTCGACGGCAGCGGCCGCCTGGACCTGTGGAACCTCAACCAAGACACGGAGGTGCCGACCGCCTCGATCGTCGTGGCGGGAGCACCAGCCCTTAACCGCGTCTCCTGGACCCCATCCGGCCTGCACGTGTGCATCGGCGACGAGGCCGGCAAGCTGTACGTCTACGACGTGGCCGAGAATCTGGCGCAGCCATCGCGCGACGAATGGTCGCGGTTCAACACCCATCTTAGCGAGATCAAGATGAACCAGAGCGACGAGGTCTAG
- the LOC6615098 gene encoding cytoplasmic dynein 1 intermediate chain isoform X13 — MDRKAELERKKAKLAALREEKDRRRREKEIKDMEEAAGRIGGGAGIDKDQRKDLDEMLSSLGVAPVSEVLSSLSSVNSMTSDNSNTQTPDASLQATVNGQSGGKKQPLNLSVYNVQATNIPPKETLVYTKQTQTTSTGGGNGDVLAFDAQGDDEESSLQNLGNGFTSKLPPGYLTHGLPTVKDVAPAITPLEIKKETEVKKEVNELSEEQKQMIILSENFQRFVVRAGRVIERALSENVDIYTDYIGGGDSEEANDERSHARLSLNRVFYDERWSKNRCITSMDWSTHFPELVVGSYHNNEESPNEPDGVVMVWNTKFKKSTPEDVFHCQSAVMSTCFAKFNPNLILGGTYSGQIVLWDNRVQKRTPIQRTPLSAAAHTHPVYCLQMVGTQNAHNVISISSDGKLCSWSLDMLSQPQDTLELQQRQSKAIAITSMAFPANEINSLVMGSEDGYVYSASRHGLRSGVNEVYERHLGPITGISTHYNQLSPDFGHLFLTSSIDWTIKLWSLKVRSSSCQLAVLSGMNLNIPHLFQDTKPLYSFEDNSDYVMDVAWSPVHPALFAAVDGSGRLDLWNLNQDTEVPTASIVVAGAPALNRVSWTPSGLHVCIGDEAGKLYVYDVAENLAQPSRDEWSRFNTHLSEIKMNQSDEV; from the exons ATGGATCGCAAGGCTGAGCTGGAACGCAAGAAGGCCAAGTTGGCCGCCCTGCGCGAGGAGAAGGATCGCCGGCGGCGCGAGAAGGAGATCAAGGACATGGAGGAGGCGGCCGGTCGCATTGGCGGCGGAGCAGGCATCGACAAGGATCAGCGCAA GGATCTCGACGAAATGCTGTCATCGCTGGGCGTGGCCCCCGTCTCCGAGGTCCTTTCCTCACTCTCCTCCGTCAACTCGATGACATCGGACAACTCCAACACACAGACCCCCGACGCCAGCCTCCAAGCCACCGTCAATGGCCAGAG CGGCGGAAAGAAACAGCCCCTCAACCTGAGCGTCTACAATGTGCAGGCTACGAACATTCCACCAAAAGAGACGCTGGTCTACACGAAGCAGACCCAGACGACCAGTACCGGAGGCGGAAACGGCGATG TGCTTGCATTTGATGCCCAAGGAGACGACGAAGAGAGCTCACTGCAGAACCTGGGCAACGGATTCACCTCCAAGCTGCCCCCGGGCTATCTCACCCACGGCCTGCCCACCGTCAAGGACGTCGCCCCGGCCATCACGCCCCTGGAGATCAAGAAGGAGACCGAAGTGAAGAAGGAGG TCAACGAGCTGTCCGAGGAGCAGAAGCAGATGATCATACTGTCGGAGAACTTCCAGCGGTTCGTGGTGCGCGCCGGCCGCGTCATCGAACGGGCCCTCTCGGAGAATGTGGACATATACACGGACTACATCGGCGGCGGCGACAGCGAGGAGGCGAACGACGAGCGATCGCATGCGCGGCTCTCGCTGAACCGCGTCTTCTACGACGAGCGCTGGTCGAAGAACCGCTGCATCACCAGTATGGACTGGTCCACCCACTTCCCCGAGCTGGTGGTGGGCTCGTACCACAACAACGAGGAGAGCCCCAACGAGCCGGACGGCGTGGTGATGGTGTGGAACACCAAGTTCAAGAAGAGCACGCCCGAGGACGTCTTCCACTGCCAGAGCGCGGTGATGTCCACCTGCTTTGCCAAGTTCAATCCCAACCTGATCCTCGGCGGCACCTATTCGGGCCAGATTGTGCTGTGGGACAATCGCGTGCAGAAGCGCACGCCCATCCAGCGCACGCCCCTCAGTGCCGCGGCGCACACGCATCCCGTCTACTGCCTCCAGATGGTGGGCACCCAGAACGCGCACAACGTCATCTCCATATCCTCGGATGGCAAGCTGTGCTCCTGGTCGCTGGACATGCTGTCGCAACCACAGGACACGCTCGAGCTGCAGCAGCGCCAGTCGAAGGCCATTGCCATTACATCGATGGCCTTCCCGGCCAACGAGATCAACAGCCTGGTGATGGGCAGCGAGGACGGCTACGTCTACTCCGCCTCGCGCCACGGCCTGCGCTCCGGGGTCAACGAGGTGTACGAACGCCATCTTGGCCCTATCACTGGCATATCCACGCACTACAACCAGCTGTCGCCGGACTTTGGCCACCTCTTCCTAACCTCGTCCATTGACTGGACCATCAAGCTCTGGTCGCTAAAGGTACGCAGTTCAAGTTGCCAGCTCGCTGTCCTCTCCGGaatgaatttaaatatacCGCACCTCTTTCAGGACACAAAGCCGTTGTACTCCTTTGAGGACAACTCCGACTACGTGATGGACGTCGCCTGGTCGCCCGTGCATCCCGCACTCTTCGCCGCCGTCGACGGCAGCGGCCGCCTGGACCTGTGGAACCTCAACCAAGACACGGAGGTGCCGACCGCCTCGATCGTCGTGGCGGGAGCACCAGCCCTTAACCGCGTCTCCTGGACCCCATCCGGCCTGCACGTGTGCATCGGCGACGAGGCCGGCAAGCTGTACGTCTACGACGTGGCCGAGAATCTGGCGCAGCCATCGCGCGACGAATGGTCGCGGTTCAACACCCATCTTAGCGAGATCAAGATGAACCAGAGCGACGAGGTCTAG
- the LOC6615098 gene encoding cytoplasmic dynein 1 intermediate chain isoform X4 → MDRKAELERKKAKLAALREEKDRRRREKEIKDMEEAAGRIGGGAGIDKDQRKDLDEMLSSLGVAPVSEVLSSLSSVNSMTSDNSNTQTPDASLQATVNGQSGGKKQPLNLSVYNVQATNIPPKETLVYTKQTQTTSTGGGNGDVLSCHSSPLSGYMEDWWRPRKAHATDYYDEYNLNPGLEWEDEFTVLAFDAQGDDEESSLQNLGNGFTSKLPPGYLTHGLPTVKDVAPAITPLEIKKETEVKKEVNELSEEQKQMIILSENFQRFVVRAGRVIERALSENVDIYTDYIGGGDSEEANDERSHARLSLNRVFYDERWSKNRCITSMDWSTHFPELVVGSYHNNEESPNEPDGVVMVWNTKFKKSTPEDVFHCQSAVMSTCFAKFNPNLILGGTYSGQIVLWDNRVQKRTPIQRTPLSAAAHTHPVYCLQMVGTQNAHNVISISSDGKLCSWSLDMLSQPQDTLELQQRQSKAIAITSMAFPANEINSLVMGSEDGYVYSASRHGLRSGVNEVYERHLGPITGISTHYNQLSPDFGHLFLTSSIDWTIKLWSLKDTKPLYSFEDNSDYVMDVAWSPVHPALFAAVDGSGRLDLWNLNQDTEVPTASIVVAGAPALNRVSWTPSGLHVCIGDEAGKLYVYDVAENLAQPSRDEWSRFNTHLSEIKMNQSDEV, encoded by the exons ATGGATCGCAAGGCTGAGCTGGAACGCAAGAAGGCCAAGTTGGCCGCCCTGCGCGAGGAGAAGGATCGCCGGCGGCGCGAGAAGGAGATCAAGGACATGGAGGAGGCGGCCGGTCGCATTGGCGGCGGAGCAGGCATCGACAAGGATCAGCGCAA GGATCTCGACGAAATGCTGTCATCGCTGGGCGTGGCCCCCGTCTCCGAGGTCCTTTCCTCACTCTCCTCCGTCAACTCGATGACATCGGACAACTCCAACACACAGACCCCCGACGCCAGCCTCCAAGCCACCGTCAATGGCCAGAG CGGCGGAAAGAAACAGCCCCTCAACCTGAGCGTCTACAATGTGCAGGCTACGAACATTCCACCAAAAGAGACGCTGGTCTACACGAAGCAGACCCAGACGACCAGTACCGGAGGCGGAAACGGCGATG TTCTTTCTTGCCACTCCTCGCCTCTGTCAGGATATATGGAGGACTGGTGGCGTCCACGTAAAG CTCATGCTACGGATTATTATG ATGAATACAATCTTAATCCGGGTTTAGAGTGGGAGGATGAATTCACAG TGCTTGCATTTGATGCCCAAGGAGACGACGAAGAGAGCTCACTGCAGAACCTGGGCAACGGATTCACCTCCAAGCTGCCCCCGGGCTATCTCACCCACGGCCTGCCCACCGTCAAGGACGTCGCCCCGGCCATCACGCCCCTGGAGATCAAGAAGGAGACCGAAGTGAAGAAGGAGG TCAACGAGCTGTCCGAGGAGCAGAAGCAGATGATCATACTGTCGGAGAACTTCCAGCGGTTCGTGGTGCGCGCCGGCCGCGTCATCGAACGGGCCCTCTCGGAGAATGTGGACATATACACGGACTACATCGGCGGCGGCGACAGCGAGGAGGCGAACGACGAGCGATCGCATGCGCGGCTCTCGCTGAACCGCGTCTTCTACGACGAGCGCTGGTCGAAGAACCGCTGCATCACCAGTATGGACTGGTCCACCCACTTCCCCGAGCTGGTGGTGGGCTCGTACCACAACAACGAGGAGAGCCCCAACGAGCCGGACGGCGTGGTGATGGTGTGGAACACCAAGTTCAAGAAGAGCACGCCCGAGGACGTCTTCCACTGCCAGAGCGCGGTGATGTCCACCTGCTTTGCCAAGTTCAATCCCAACCTGATCCTCGGCGGCACCTATTCGGGCCAGATTGTGCTGTGGGACAATCGCGTGCAGAAGCGCACGCCCATCCAGCGCACGCCCCTCAGTGCCGCGGCGCACACGCATCCCGTCTACTGCCTCCAGATGGTGGGCACCCAGAACGCGCACAACGTCATCTCCATATCCTCGGATGGCAAGCTGTGCTCCTGGTCGCTGGACATGCTGTCGCAACCACAGGACACGCTCGAGCTGCAGCAGCGCCAGTCGAAGGCCATTGCCATTACATCGATGGCCTTCCCGGCCAACGAGATCAACAGCCTGGTGATGGGCAGCGAGGACGGCTACGTCTACTCCGCCTCGCGCCACGGCCTGCGCTCCGGGGTCAACGAGGTGTACGAACGCCATCTTGGCCCTATCACTGGCATATCCACGCACTACAACCAGCTGTCGCCGGACTTTGGCCACCTCTTCCTAACCTCGTCCATTGACTGGACCATCAAGCTCTGGTCGCTAAAG GACACAAAGCCGTTGTACTCCTTTGAGGACAACTCCGACTACGTGATGGACGTCGCCTGGTCGCCCGTGCATCCCGCACTCTTCGCCGCCGTCGACGGCAGCGGCCGCCTGGACCTGTGGAACCTCAACCAAGACACGGAGGTGCCGACCGCCTCGATCGTCGTGGCGGGAGCACCAGCCCTTAACCGCGTCTCCTGGACCCCATCCGGCCTGCACGTGTGCATCGGCGACGAGGCCGGCAAGCTGTACGTCTACGACGTGGCCGAGAATCTGGCGCAGCCATCGCGCGACGAATGGTCGCGGTTCAACACCCATCTTAGCGAGATCAAGATGAACCAGAGCGACGAGGTCTAG
- the LOC6615098 gene encoding cytoplasmic dynein 1 intermediate chain isoform X19 translates to MDRKAELERKKAKLAALREEKDRRRREKEIKDMEEAAGRIGGGAGIDKDQRKDLDEMLSSLGVAPVSEVLSSLSSVNSMTSDNSNTQTPDASLQATVNGQSGGKKQPLNLSVYNVQATNIPPKETLVYTKQTQTTSTGGGNGDAHATDYYDEYNLNPGLEWEDEFTDDEESSLQNLGNGFTSKLPPGYLTHGLPTVKDVAPAITPLEIKKETEVKKEVNELSEEQKQMIILSENFQRFVVRAGRVIERALSENVDIYTDYIGGGDSEEANDERSHARLSLNRVFYDERWSKNRCITSMDWSTHFPELVVGSYHNNEESPNEPDGVVMVWNTKFKKSTPEDVFHCQSAVMSTCFAKFNPNLILGGTYSGQIVLWDNRVQKRTPIQRTPLSAAAHTHPVYCLQMVGTQNAHNVISISSDGKLCSWSLDMLSQPQDTLELQQRQSKAIAITSMAFPANEINSLVMGSEDGYVYSASRHGLRSGVNEVYERHLGPITGISTHYNQLSPDFGHLFLTSSIDWTIKLWSLKDTKPLYSFEDNSDYVMDVAWSPVHPALFAAVDGSGRLDLWNLNQDTEVPTASIVVAGAPALNRVSWTPSGLHVCIGDEAGKLYVYDVAENLAQPSRDEWSRFNTHLSEIKMNQSDEV, encoded by the exons ATGGATCGCAAGGCTGAGCTGGAACGCAAGAAGGCCAAGTTGGCCGCCCTGCGCGAGGAGAAGGATCGCCGGCGGCGCGAGAAGGAGATCAAGGACATGGAGGAGGCGGCCGGTCGCATTGGCGGCGGAGCAGGCATCGACAAGGATCAGCGCAA GGATCTCGACGAAATGCTGTCATCGCTGGGCGTGGCCCCCGTCTCCGAGGTCCTTTCCTCACTCTCCTCCGTCAACTCGATGACATCGGACAACTCCAACACACAGACCCCCGACGCCAGCCTCCAAGCCACCGTCAATGGCCAGAG CGGCGGAAAGAAACAGCCCCTCAACCTGAGCGTCTACAATGTGCAGGCTACGAACATTCCACCAAAAGAGACGCTGGTCTACACGAAGCAGACCCAGACGACCAGTACCGGAGGCGGAAACGGCGATG CTCATGCTACGGATTATTATG ATGAATACAATCTTAATCCGGGTTTAGAGTGGGAGGATGAATTCACAG ACGACGAAGAGAGCTCACTGCAGAACCTGGGCAACGGATTCACCTCCAAGCTGCCCCCGGGCTATCTCACCCACGGCCTGCCCACCGTCAAGGACGTCGCCCCGGCCATCACGCCCCTGGAGATCAAGAAGGAGACCGAAGTGAAGAAGGAGG TCAACGAGCTGTCCGAGGAGCAGAAGCAGATGATCATACTGTCGGAGAACTTCCAGCGGTTCGTGGTGCGCGCCGGCCGCGTCATCGAACGGGCCCTCTCGGAGAATGTGGACATATACACGGACTACATCGGCGGCGGCGACAGCGAGGAGGCGAACGACGAGCGATCGCATGCGCGGCTCTCGCTGAACCGCGTCTTCTACGACGAGCGCTGGTCGAAGAACCGCTGCATCACCAGTATGGACTGGTCCACCCACTTCCCCGAGCTGGTGGTGGGCTCGTACCACAACAACGAGGAGAGCCCCAACGAGCCGGACGGCGTGGTGATGGTGTGGAACACCAAGTTCAAGAAGAGCACGCCCGAGGACGTCTTCCACTGCCAGAGCGCGGTGATGTCCACCTGCTTTGCCAAGTTCAATCCCAACCTGATCCTCGGCGGCACCTATTCGGGCCAGATTGTGCTGTGGGACAATCGCGTGCAGAAGCGCACGCCCATCCAGCGCACGCCCCTCAGTGCCGCGGCGCACACGCATCCCGTCTACTGCCTCCAGATGGTGGGCACCCAGAACGCGCACAACGTCATCTCCATATCCTCGGATGGCAAGCTGTGCTCCTGGTCGCTGGACATGCTGTCGCAACCACAGGACACGCTCGAGCTGCAGCAGCGCCAGTCGAAGGCCATTGCCATTACATCGATGGCCTTCCCGGCCAACGAGATCAACAGCCTGGTGATGGGCAGCGAGGACGGCTACGTCTACTCCGCCTCGCGCCACGGCCTGCGCTCCGGGGTCAACGAGGTGTACGAACGCCATCTTGGCCCTATCACTGGCATATCCACGCACTACAACCAGCTGTCGCCGGACTTTGGCCACCTCTTCCTAACCTCGTCCATTGACTGGACCATCAAGCTCTGGTCGCTAAAG GACACAAAGCCGTTGTACTCCTTTGAGGACAACTCCGACTACGTGATGGACGTCGCCTGGTCGCCCGTGCATCCCGCACTCTTCGCCGCCGTCGACGGCAGCGGCCGCCTGGACCTGTGGAACCTCAACCAAGACACGGAGGTGCCGACCGCCTCGATCGTCGTGGCGGGAGCACCAGCCCTTAACCGCGTCTCCTGGACCCCATCCGGCCTGCACGTGTGCATCGGCGACGAGGCCGGCAAGCTGTACGTCTACGACGTGGCCGAGAATCTGGCGCAGCCATCGCGCGACGAATGGTCGCGGTTCAACACCCATCTTAGCGAGATCAAGATGAACCAGAGCGACGAGGTCTAG